Proteins encoded within one genomic window of Thunnus maccoyii chromosome 22, fThuMac1.1, whole genome shotgun sequence:
- the gpr185b gene encoding G-protein coupled receptor 12 has protein sequence MILSLAAVAAMSSGSGSSLNSSSPLDPFDSSTSWSLSEDPSNSSSEPVVRTLTPDLQPATNAIAVEGVSPWDIALCVTGTLISCENALVIAVLFYTPTLRAPMFILIGSLAVADLLAGLGLILNFVFTYLVSSVEFVTLLSVGLLISAFSASVLNILAITVDRYLSLYNALTYHTERTVTFTYVMVVFIWVSCLTLGLLPALGWNCLRDESTCSICRPVTKNNAVALAVTFLLVFALMMQLYLQICKIAFRHAQQIAVQHQFVAISTTKGVSTLSAILCAFGACWLPFAMYSIVADYNYPVIYTYATVLPATCCSVINPIIYAFRNPDIQKSLWMACCGCVPSNLSLRPRTSSDV, from the coding sequence ATGATTCTCTCCTTGGCCGCAGTGGCAGCCATGAGTAGCGGCAGCGGTAGCAGCCTCaactcctcctcccccctcgaCCCCTTCGACTCCTCCACTTCCTGGAGCCTCTCGGAGGACCCCTCCAACTCCTCCTCTGAACCCGTCGTGCGAactctgacccctgacctccAGCCAGCGACCAACGCCATCGCTGTCGAGGGAGTCAGCCCCTGGGATATTGCGCTCTGCGTGACTGGGACGCTCATCTCCTGCGAGAACGCTCTGGTGATCGCCGTGCTGTTCTACACGCCGACGCTACGCGCTCCCATGTTCATCTTGATTGGATCGCTGGCGGTGGCGGATCTCCTGGCCGGCCTCGGCCTCATCTTGAACTTTGTCTTCACCTATTTGGTCAGCTCGGTGGAGTTTGTGACGCTGTTGTCAGTCGGACTGCTCATCTCGGCCTTCTCGGCGTCTGTCCTCAACATCCTCGCCATCACAGTGGACCGTTACCTGTCGCTGTACAACGCCCTGACCTACCACACTGAACGGACAGTCACCTTCACCTACGTGATGGTGGTCTTCATCTGGGTGTCGTGCCTCACGCTCGGCTTGCTGCCGGCACTCGGCTGGAACTGTCTGAGGGACGAGTCTACGTGCAGCATCTGTCGGCCCGTCACCAAAAACAACGCCGTGGCGCTCGCCGTCACCTTCCTACTGGTCTTCGCCCTCATGATGCAGCTCTACCTGCAAATCTGCAAGATCGCCTTCCGCCACGCGCAGCAGATTGCCGTGCAGCACCAGTTCGTGGCCATCTCCACCACCAAAGGTGTCTCCACGCTGTCGGCCATCCTGTGTGCCTTCGGGGCGTGCTGGCTGCCGTTTGCCATGTACTCCATTGTGGCTGACTACAACTACCCCGTAATATACACCTACGCCACGGTCCTCCCAGCCACCTGCTGCTCTGTGATCAACCCCATCATCTATGCGTTCCGAAACCCGGACATCCAGAAGTCGCTGTGGATGGCCTGTTGTGGGTGTGTCCCGTCCAACCTCTCCCTCAGACCCAGGACCTCCAGTGACGTGTAG